The Sebastes umbrosus isolate fSebUmb1 chromosome 1, fSebUmb1.pri, whole genome shotgun sequence genome includes the window gtttattcctgaggcctgtactacaaaaaagagttcaacatacccagggtatcttctctttatctggcttcacttaccctaacaaacgagatctcgctaaactgtactacgaagctggttatcaactctgtAAATCAACCCAGAGTTTTCCAATCTcgttatgagcgcgttcacatgaacgaggaggtgtttacagcatctgaccaatcacagacatgaacaagactactgacggacaggcagagcggcatatttaacaaaggaagagcaaactatattagacaaatacgaagaaattaaacacttaatccaggctaaaagtaacacagttgaagctgccaaatgcaggaaggacagctggtaaaagaaaaaactccggATGTGTGAATGattaaattaacagatttattaatttaacagaacacTCAAAAGTAAAGTGTACTAAATATAAATAGCATTTACGAGAATTATAAATGAATGGAATACACTTAATTTTACCCTACGAATAACAAATGGCATCTATGAGTATTTAAACATCCTTACACTTGCGTCCCCCCTCTCtgacggtgtgaaacggactcaagagcaagtaaaaaaataaataaatataaaaacataattcaaagtggtaaacaccccCAGCATAaagtcagctgtccttcctgtatttgtcagtttaaactgtgttgtttttagtctggattatgactgtaacttcttcacatgtatgtaatattatcatacaatcaccgcactgagctctgattggtcagtaggaggtgttTTCAtaggagttgatctcttatctggaacataacctgctccggagcaggttagccggtcagcatcagttaccatggagatctacctcgataagaagtgaaccagcttcgtagtacagaaAACCctgagttaaccctgaagttacctcgataaccgCAAATCCTGCTCCGTAGTACAGGtctccggttgcagtgtatgttaatgacatcagctgacaggaagtaaacatggacccaaactgttgcctagcaacgcaattctgttgcaattccattgaaatgtactaaaacggagcgtttcagacagagggtgaattcaggcatattcaggctgacagtatgaggaaaataaaggtgtttttttaacattacagcatgtaaacatgttctagtagaaacacaaaataaaagtatgaaactgaaaatgagcataatatgggacttttaatATCACTTGATAACAACACCACCAGAGAATCAAAGGTCATAAAGTTTGCTGAAAATATCCTGTAAATGACATACTTAACACATAAGTAATAAGTACATACTTAATACTAATTAATTTTTTCTGTGTGACAGTAAGCATAGCTACCAAGGCCAACCCCTGGGATGGGAAGACGCTGAAGCCAGAGAGTGTACGCTCTCAGCTGGACACCTCCCTTCAGAGGCTAAAGACCGATAGTGTGGACCTTTTCTACCTCCATGCCCCTGACCACGAAAACCCCATCCAGGATACCCTTAGGACCTGCAATGAACTCCACAAAGAGGTCAAGAGACCAGACAACTCATTTTCTATGAGTTATAATTTCAAACATACTtgataatatttaattaaattctgATTCAATGTTAAAATTTCACCATCAGGGAAAGTTCAAGGAGTTTGGCCTGTCAAACTATGCATCATGGGAAGTGGCTGAAATTGCCACCATCTGCAGACACAACAACTGGATTGTTCCCACTGTGTATCAGGTATTCTGGCACTTTTAGTCGTTAAACCTTGTAGTTTCATCACCAATCAATTGCATCTTCTTAGAATAAGAAAGCTACTCAATTATATATGTATCTGTGTTGCATCCCTCCATAGGAGTGGCTGTGCTGCTAAAACTTTAGTGCAACTGCTTATAAAGAATTGCAGTAGTTTTcattacagagagaaaacaatggTTAAGCATCCTTCATAGTTAGAGAAACTCAAGGTGGCCCGATGCTTTTTCTATCTCACTTTAATCCCCCATGTTATGTTTCTTTCTTTGCTTAAAATGCTTTCACTTGAATATAACCTCTTTGACTATTTTCTGCACCTTAACTTAGACTCTTACAACCTTTCACAGGGGATGTACAACGCCACTACAAGACAGGTTGAGtctgagttgctgccatgtctGAGAAACTACGGAATTAAATTCTACGCATACAATCCTCTAGCAGGTGTTGTATAGCTTCCTTCTGTGGTACACCTTGCAGTCACCATTTGAATTGTTTTATTCAAAAGGAGAAAGTCACAGTTGGTGTTAATTGGtgtccagaggatgaatcctaatgattttggtgatcccctgagtTTGATTCTAGCACCACCATTTGGTtgatatttgtggttttgagtgaaatgtctcagcaactattggatggattgcaacAAAATTTGGTACATACCTCCATGTGGCCCTCATGCCCTTCATCTAGCAACATGTTAGCATACTGACATAAGCTCTGACTGTaactcaaagcaccactgtgtcAACTCCCAGCCTAACAGAGCTGTTACCATGGCCGTAGACCATTAGTCTTGTTTTGACATGAACtgtaacttcttttttttattgatgtagCATGAAAAACCTTAATTTTGAGTGAATGACAGTATTGGGTACCTAAATAATTTAGTAGAACCGTAGATAATTTTAGCTTGAACTCTGAAATTACTCCTCCTCTGCAGGTGGCCTTCTGACAGGAAAGTACCATTATCAAGACAAAGACGGTTCCCAGCCTGCAGGACGATTCTTTGGTAACAACTGGGCGACAGCATACAGAAACAGGTGAACGACCAGCCGTTTGCTTTCGAGATTTTCCCAACTATAGATGcactgatactgactcaaatagctggattgagTTTCAGTGACAATGGGTCCTATTTATTCAATTCacttttatgtttatatactatatacattatattttatactgggatttgaattcctgtttaagatttgaccaatttgttgctgcattaaaaggtttacacttgagctgtaattcctgttaattgtTGCTAGttctgatttattattttaataaattacaattaagtaaatttatatgtatttattagttacattttgttttacaaagttaggaaagcgatgtttaagtcaagcctggtGTTGCCTTAAACATAAAAGATAGATCCCAGGCACTtccacagtgaggcatacagcttattaattaaacactggtatcggatcggccgatacccaaagcccaggtatttgCTTCGAAAGtcgaatcggtgcatccctattccCAACAAGTaacttgttttatgttgttgcaTGTTAGGTATTTCTACACTCATGTACATCATCAACTGATAAAGCACAGAAAGTAATTGTGCCTGTCCTCTTCTGTGTCAGATACTGGAAGCAGAGTCAATTCGAGGCAATAGATGTGGTTCTGAAGGCCTTGGAGACGACGTACGGCTCAGAGAAACCCACCATGACTTCTGCTGCTATGCGCTGGATGTACCATCACTCCCAACTTAAGGTAACTATTGTGTTTGGATCACTGCAGTGACACAACATAATGTTTAGTCATCATCATGGTGAGAGTACAACATGAGATTATTAGAAATGTAAACTAGGTATCTTACTCTGcacaatattgtatatttttctaCTTAAAGATTGGTCCTGCCCTCAGAGTTTCAAGAGGCCATTGCTAACACTGTAATCCTGAGAAGAGAGCTAAAAGGGGGCTTCAACTCATTTAAATCAACTGGCCAATTGTAGAATTATAGCTGGTCATTACTTGGTATAATGAAAATTTTATAATACCAAAATCCTAGCTCTTTTATCATCTGAAAGTGCCTGGTCAATTTTTGTTATACCATGAAACAACTTTGAATGAAACTTATTTTTCTCTTTGACATTAAACTGTCTGCTGTTCCAGGGTGATCTTGGTGATGGAGTCATCATTGGCATGTCAACTATGGAGCAACTTCAGCAAAACTTGGCTGCTGCAGAGGAGGGTCCTCTGGATCAGAGAGTGGTCGCCGCTTTCAATGAGGCCTGGAATCTCGTAGCCCACGAGTGTCCAAACTACTTCCGCTAAAGAGCCTAAATCTTCATAACAGTCCAATTAAATTCCATTCAAGTTAATACAAAAAAGAGATCTGCTAAAGCCCCTTTCCATTAGTTACTTACTTGTACTTTTTTCCTGAAATCACACttgaaattagttttttcttttgaatgAATCAATTGGAAACCAGTATGTATTCATGAGAAGAGCACTACATTGTTAATgtacaaatgtaaaaaatgaagATATTTTTTCAGGGAAAAATAGCCTTTTCTGGAGTCTGCCTTAATCGAACTGTTACATTAAAAAGAACCAATTTTCTCACttcaacaaaatgttttttctttacataAAACGGGTTGGTTTAACACATGAAAAGACATGTGCCTTTTTGTTTTGGCTGAATGGCAAAATAATTTCATGCGATACTTTTCTCATTATGTTGACCAAAACAACTTGCATCAACATCATTATATGTAAGACATCATTAAGTCTATTGACTCCAGTCACCAGTGTTTACTGAACAACAAATCAGTCCAAAGCTAAAGGTGAAGGCTTCAAGGTGAAGGACAGAAGTTCATGTTTTGGGGTGAAAAAaggacagaagagagagagattatagACTCCAGGGGCAGCACTGGCAATCATGGTGAATGGTTTCAATGTCCCTCTACTGTTGAAGGCCggcaaaaaaatgacttaaaaaaaaacagatgtgtaCAAGCTTCTGCCCTTGCAGATGTTTCATTCTGCATCTCCGTCGTCTTCCTCTTCAACATCCTGCATAGGCTCTTCCTCTCCAGCAACGTTCTCAAACTCGCCTGTTTCTGAGTTCCACATACATTTGATCTGCACCTTGAATTCGGCCATCTCGATGCCAAAGAGTTTCTATGGACACAAATGTGAACAGATCAGTTAGTCAAATGcaacacagtactgtactgta containing:
- the LOC119486742 gene encoding aflatoxin B1 aldehyde reductase member 4-like, which encodes MQRVITVTAGGLCTLRNTHTIRDVLTHSPRFVSRRNMSSSQTKRPLSLLGTMAFGGRADAEQSLEMVKTFLDRGHNHVDTAFMYVDGQSETVIGGMNLPKTVSIATKANPWDGKTLKPESVRSQLDTSLQRLKTDSVDLFYLHAPDHENPIQDTLRTCNELHKEGKFKEFGLSNYASWEVAEIATICRHNNWIVPTVYQGMYNATTRQVESELLPCLRNYGIKFYAYNPLAGGLLTGKYHYQDKDGSQPAGRFFGNNWATAYRNRYWKQSQFEAIDVVLKALETTYGSEKPTMTSAAMRWMYHHSQLKGDLGDGVIIGMSTMEQLQQNLAAAEEGPLDQRVVAAFNEAWNLVAHECPNYFR